The segment ATGCTTCTTCCATCAGCTCCCTCTCCAGGGCATCCTGAATTGATTCACCTTTTTCAATATGTCCACCAAGCCTGATTACTTTAAGCTTTGTTCCATTTTGATCCGGTCCAATCATGAAGGCTAGTGAATCTTCATATTTTAGGTATACGCCTACTGTTGTAAAATTCAAATGGGTTTCTTTCAACATAGGGGTTCCTCCAACTGACAAATGGTCAAATAAGACCTGCAAGTGGATGACTGCTTGCAGGTCCTTAACAACAGTATAACTTTTTACGTCAAATTAGCCTAGCCCCCGTAATAAATAATTCATACAAACACTCCACGTCACGCCTATTCACCGTAGTAGATGAGATAGCTTGTCCCGGGCACATCGTGAAAGCCGTCTGAAATCTCCGCGCTATTGCTGTGCCATAGCAATTTTGTGTTTTCAAACTGCTTGAGCCACAGCCTCAAGACACCAGGGGCATCCAGATGGTCACTCGTGCTTTTTGCAATCGCTTCATAATTTCTGTTTTCGATCCACTCCATCGTTTCATCGTCCTTCGTATTTGCCATAGCCGCTGGCAAATAGTGCGAGAAGTCGATTGACGCTATCCAGAGTACTTTTTTATTTTTTGTGTAGTCATTCAGATACGCATGAACCGCATCCAGTTGCTCAACCGACGTGTTGCGCGCCACAACCAGCGTAAGGATAGGAGCGTCGAATCCGACTTCCGATAAGAAGGGCAGATGGTTATAAATGCCGTGTTCCAGCAAGAGCAGTTCCTTGTCGTATCTGATAAGATGTTTGTTCTCCATTTCAAGAACGCAATCATCCATAAGGAATATGGTATCAAAAGCGATCAACGGTTCCTTTCTCGACAGGATAGGCGCGTTGATCCTCCCTTGATGGTTCGGCGACATAAGGATAATCAGTTCAGGATCGAAATCTGCGATTTCACGATAAGCTTTTAGTATCTCGTGTCCTGCCAGCAGATGGTGCGGAAGAATCATGCCGATCTGCTTCTTGTCAATTTCCAAGGTTTCAAACCTATTCTCATCTAGTGACTCCGTTTTACTGAAGATGTTCATCAGCTGCAAATACTCAGGTGCCGGGTAGGATACGGTCTGTATCTCATTATCCACTACAGCCACGATTCTCATATTCTGCTTCGCATCTTTTTCAGCCGGGGCGTCCCAACCATATCCTATGCGCAAAAGGCAGATTGCCACCGTACAAATCACTGCCAAAACCAGCGACTTTCTCTTTACATTCAATCACTTCACCTTCAATTCAAAGGGGTTCGATTGATAGTAGGCATGGTCCCCTGTGGACAATACGGAGGGCTCCAGCTTAAAGGTTCCTGTCTGTTTGGCCCTTATCGTATAGGTAAATGTTTTCTTCGTCTCCTCGCCGCCAAAGTGGAAATAAAGGTTGGTGGCATTCATTTGGCTTCTTGGCATCACGACAGAAAATCCAGATGGAACACTTTCGATGACTGTCAAATAGGCCATGGAAGGTTTGGTGACTTCTATCTCTACTACTATTTCTTCTGAAAGACCTACCTCTGATCGGTCAAGAGTCTTTACAATCTTATAACCGCCCTTTTCGCTAAAATCGACATTGTAGAGATTTCCGACGTAGTATTCCTCAATTTCACCCGGTCCACTGATATTCGAAAACTCGATTTTCGGTTCAACGCTTAGAGGCAAGGTGTAGGCAAAGACCGCTTTATGGCTGACATGCTCCGTCACGCCATTAAGTAGGACGTCGAATACTACCGGTCTAAGGTCCTTGTCTTGGTACTGGTAGTACCTCATCATCAGTAGTTGCATCACATGCTCTTTCGGTAGGTTGGCTGTCGCTCTTTCAAACCAGCCTGTGGCATCATTCAGTTTGAGTTCAGATGCCAAACCTGCAAGATGCAATAAGACTCGCTGGTCGAGTTCTGTCCACTTGCCGTTTGAACCGATGTCTTTTTGGAGTTCCTCATAAAGAAGGGCGCTCTTTTCTATCATTCCTGACTCTGTTAGAGCACAAGCTAAAATGACCTTCTCAGATGCGGTATACGCGTTTGCCTCGTCAGACCCCAGCAGAAGGTTGAGCTTATGCACGACTGGCTCGTCAAGGGCTGCAAGTCCCCATATCGCATAAAGCCTGTCTAGGGTAGATAGCTCCTCCTCGTTAAGCACACGCTGGAAATATTCTATTGTACTCTGTTTATCAAGATACTCTGGTGCGATGACTGCGATATCTGTTGTAAGCTGCAGGTCATCCTCGGCATTTTCAAGTATGCTGATGCCGCCGCCATAATACGTAAAGGGATCAAGTGTGTCAAGATAAGGAGTTTGAAGGATTTCTGTCGAGTACATTCCGCCATACCTTATCCGAATCAGTTCGTTTGTAAGCGCCCATTCGGCTCTTTTTGACGGATAGGTCAGTAGTTTCAGTAGTTCTTCGTGAAGTTCCCGCGCATCTGTGTTGATGATCCTCAAGTAGGATGATTTTTCAGGCCTTGTAAGTGTAAATGTATCTGACAAGGGCAGCCTTCTCATCGCTGAAAACTCTACCTTGGAATCGACGACTTCAAAGGTTTTAAGTACCGCATCCTTGTAGGTATCGGTGTCTGCGAAAAGTGTGACTTCATACCTTCCAGGTTCAAGGGTTTTCATGGCAAGAGAAGTGTACTCCGAAGCCAACTCTGTTCCATCAAGTGTATAATCCGGTCCTGTCGGAGGATTCACATTCAGCTTGTAGGTAACCGACGTATCCTTGTCGATCGCCTCTCCACCTGCCCTGACTACCACATCCGCCTTTTCACCGGTCAAATAGTTCTCTTGAAGAATCATACGCGAATAAAACGGCAGCGTGCTGACAACTTGTTCTGTCGCAGTACCGATAAACCTTTCACCGCTGATTCCATGGGTGGTGATCCGCCATTTTGTGGTGCTGTCCGGAAGTGTGAACGAGGCTTTTCCGATCCCATTCTGATCTGTTTGGATCTCTATGAATGCCGCAGTATCCTTGAAATTCTCTCTAATATAATAGTCGTCCGACCCGCCTTCACCCATTTCAGCCATGTCCGGGAAAGTGATATATCCCGTATGGTAATGTTGTGGATACCCTGCGGTCGAATCATAGTCATAGAACTCCTGATAGGCTTTACGATTGTCAGGGTATAGCGCGTAGTAGGCTTCGTCCATCATATTGATCAGCACCCTGCTTTTCACGCCTGTCTCACCGATTTTTGACACCACTTCAACCGTGATCTCCTCTCCAGGTTTGTACTGGTTACGGTCGGTTGTGATGGTCAGATCCAGTTTCTTTTCTTCAGGATCCATCATCACACTGATTGTCGGAGGATATTCACCGATCCTAAACTTGCTTCCATCAAAGTAGATTCCTCTGATCAGCACATTGGATACATCCTCTTCGGTGAACACCTCGGAATAAGTACTGCCTCTGTTGACCTGATGTTCCCTGTAACCGTTCTTATAGACTACAAATAGCGTCTTTTCCTTTGTGGCGGACCTGCTTTTAAGTACGTTTTCAGGCAAGTCGAGTTCAAGTGTGAATCGCTCATTGAGCTTCACACTGTCCAGTGCTTTGAACCTCGGAGCAGCCTCATACCTTTCGATATAACCATGTGTACCATATACATAAGTGTTCGCTTGGATCATATGATCTGGTGTGTCCATCGTCGTGACCTTAACAGAGTAGTTTCGACCTGGCACATAGTCTATGCCGATCGTCGACAGTCCGTCTTCTGTGATAAGCGACCCATCATAAACGACCGCTCTTCGGTAACTATAATCATACTTTGTTTCCATTTCTTTAGTCAGCGGATTGTAACTTGTGCCTAGCGTTATGGCTTCGTAGTAGGTTTCTTCAACTATCACGTGTATTGGAATATCAAGCGGTTCTCCTGAATAGAGTTTGCTGTCGTCTGTCATGAGCTGCTTTGTAGGAAGTTTCAGCTTATGGCTGGTAACTTCGATTATAAGCTGGTCCTCATTCTCATTTACCTGACTGGTCGCATCAAGAATAATCTCAGATGGAAAAATCTGCACCATGTCATGGTCAGCTACATCCGTGTTCTCAGCCTTCTTATTCGTGGTTTCTACCATAAACATAAAGGGTTTTGAAGTCTCGTACCAGTACTTGGGAGTATACTGGATATCATAACTGCCAGTCGTGTCGGTGACGATCTTCTCAGATCCCAACTCACGCTCCCAGTAGCCTTTTCCGCTGTAGGTATTCAGTTCAAAAAGGCTTGTGGGAGTTTCGTCGTAATAGGTCACCGTTCCATAGAGTCTTGTCGATTCACCTGGCCCCAGCACTTCTTTTTCAAGTTCGGTTGTGATGATGAATTCGGGTTTCACATAGGTTGAAATTCCGACACTTAGTGTGTCGAGTACAACCTCACCAGCAGTCACCTCCAGTTCATACCTGTACTCCGAACGCTTATTCAGCTCAAAACTACCGCCATAAGTGCCGAAGTCGCTCACCTGCGATGTCATCCTATCCACTTCTTCACGATGGTCGTTAAAGAGTACAAGCTCCACAGACGCCGGGTTTTCCTGACCTAAAAGATGGACCATGCCAAAGAAGGATGCCATATCGCCGTCCTGGTATACCGATCTGTCCGAGTAAAGGAAATAGTGCCCCTTTGGAGTTTCATTCTTATCACTACTTGAGGAGTAATCATACCAGTAGTAGTTCCGATTGAACCTATAAGGCAAATGGACACGCTCATCTGTTGTCTCCACAACTATAGCAGCATCTGTAGAGTCAAGTTCGACATAAGCTGTTCCATCAGATCCGGTTTCACCTGTAAGCGCTCCGTCTACAATTATTTTAGCGCTGTCTATCATTTGACCTGTTTCAGTATCGATGCACCATAGCAGGGCGTCATCTTCCGTGCTTTCTATATAGATGTTTAGATTCGTTACTTGGAAAAACTGATAGTACGTGTTTGAACGAGCACTGAACTTGGCAAGGTAATACCCCTTGTCGAGTCCGTCTAGGACACCAAAGATTGAATAGCTCCTCTCAAATGCGCTGACTTCAACACCATCTATAGGCTCTAGTACAGATTCATCCATTCGCTTGCCGGGATGCGAATAGTACTTACTGTCTGCTAGGTAGTTCGCAGTGGCTTTCCGGTAGCCTTCTTCATCCATCCTGTAAAGCTGAACCGATTCAGGCGAGGGCATCCATTCGTAAGGAACCTCGAGCACGGCAGCATCTCCTTCAAGAACAAGACTCATCTTCGCTTGTTCATATCCGAAATTTCCGGATTCTCCCGTTGTGAAGTCAAACGCGTAACCGGACGCCAAGAGACTACCGACCTGGCTTATAAACCCGTCCCTTACTTTCACCTGATAGGTGCATCCTAAGTCAAGCGAAGTAGGCATCAGGATCAAGGTATTTTTGTCGATTCTGTGGGAATATTCAATTTCAGGTTCTATTGTGATGAACTCCAAAATGCTTTCGTCAATTACTTGCGAAAACGAGATTTCTATTCCAGAACTAGGCGGAACACTGCTTGAATGCCTCGCCGGATAGGTCCCAACCACCTTTAAGTTACCGCCGACTTCAAAAGACCAGCCTGCAGTACGGGTTTTGTTATTGTGCCTGAACTTAATGACCGTTCCGGCGTCAAGAGGCTCAACGGGCTTGATCAGCACACTCAAGTCGCTTGTGCGTTCGACCTGATACTCCACTGCCGGAGTGATTGACAAGAAGGTTGCAAGATACCCGTCGTCAATCTCTGTGTCCGCGGTCACCAAGAACGAAGTATCCTCACTGATCAATCCGTCAACTGCATCCAAGGCCTCGACGCTCAGGATGTCAACCGCTTCCTTGCTAATATCCACCCTATCAGGCGGCAATTCGATTTGCACTTCTTGCCCAGTGCCTTCCTTCTCTCTGTTTAGCATCCAAATACCTGCCATTAGTGCAATTAAAACCGCTGTCATAATCAGTGCGATCCGCTTTTTATCCATATCGATCCGTAGACCTCCTTATCTTCTGTCCGCTTTTCTTTATTATAAAAAAACAATACCCAGATGAGTGGAATTTAAGAATAATTTAATATAAGGAAGTTCATTAATGGAAAAAGGATGCTAAAAGTAAAAAAGTTCTCTTTGGGTTAGAAAGAGAACTTCACATCAGTAGCAGTATTCTTTTATGGTGACAACCATCACCTTTGATCTAATCTTCCCCCTAGACCAGCTCGCTTATTTCCACTTCGAATAACCAAACGAACCATCGTCTCTGATCGAGGTCACCTCAAAGAAAGGATAGCTAAGATGCCACTCTTCTTCATTGGGATCAAACATTAGATAATCATATTCCAAAAGGTTCTTACCGAATCCTGTCGGCTTCTCGCTGCTAAAGCGATAGTACTTCATAGTAAGCGATGTCGATATACCTGTTTCGATTTCGATTTCAGTTGCGATTTGAGCTCCTAAAGCCACTAACTCAAACTCATATTCGTCGAACAGACGCATGAAGTTCTCTACGCTGTCATCAGCAATGTTTGCAACAATGCTTACTTCTTTGGTTCGCATGTATTCAAAGATTTCAATGTGAAACCTTTTAATATGGATCTCTTCCTCTCCAAGAGTGATGACACCGTATTCCTCTTTGAGACCATCCTGTATCTGATACAAGTTGAAGGCTTCAAGCTTTAGCACCTCGGAATAACTATATTGCGATGCGACTCCATCCTTAACCGCTAAGATAGCAACTTTGACTTCTCTATCAGAATGAATACCTTCCACGGTTAATCCATCAATTAACTCGTCCTCGAGCACCCAGTAGTTTTCGCCCGCCTCGTTGTTGATTGCCGCCCATTCATTACCTTTTACTCCTAAAAAGGCCATATAATAGTCCGCATCACCCTTATCCCATGTCACTTCAATAGATGTATTCGACAGTGCCGCTATGGTCACATTCGTCGGTGCTTTAGTCTGTGGATTGGTTAGTGCTGTAAACTCATCTATAGTGAGCATTTTGGATTTATCCATCGAAGTGAACAAGTTCACCGGTACGCAAAAGTTAAGGTTCTGACCTTCAACTAAAAAAGTTGTGATTCCGATTAGCTCACCATACTCATCCAATAGAGCACCACCGCTAGATCCTGGACTCACAGGTGCTGTAATTTGAATGATTACTTCCCTTATCGAACTAATGATTCCTTCAGACAAGGTGTTGATGAGCCCTTGAGGACTGCCTATCGTATAGATCTTCTGGCCTTTTTGTAAATCAAGTTCTTGTTTTACAGTTAGCGGTGTGACGGATGTGTCCTCAATTTGTAGCGCAGCTAAATCCAGATCGATGTCATACCCCGTTATGTAGACGTTTCCCTTATAGATGGAACCATCTTCATGTTCTATCTCAATGGTCTGCGCTTGGTCGATCACATGAAGATTTGTTCCGATTTTACCTGATTCATAATAGAATCCGCTGCCTAAGTAGTTCTCTCCCGTGTAGGTTTTTACATGTAACTTGACTAGGCTACCTGAAAGCGACGCAATTTCAGTAGTTGTAAGCTTTTTCTTCTCTACAACAGGAAGGCTTGCACCATAGGTTTTAGGACTATGGGCGTCCAATATCCTCTTGAATACCACCAAGGATTGTTCTTCGCTTGTGGGACTGCCTGGTGCGATCCTGTTGTCTCCTACTCCGGAAAGTATGCCGTTGTTTTTCGCCTTATACACTGCTGACCGTGCCCATGAGCTGATCTGAGCATG is part of the Fusibacter sp. A1 genome and harbors:
- the amrB gene encoding AmmeMemoRadiSam system protein B, whose amino-acid sequence is MNVKRKSLVLAVICTVAICLLRIGYGWDAPAEKDAKQNMRIVAVVDNEIQTVSYPAPEYLQLMNIFSKTESLDENRFETLEIDKKQIGMILPHHLLAGHEILKAYREIADFDPELIILMSPNHQGRINAPILSRKEPLIAFDTIFLMDDCVLEMENKHLIRYDKELLLLEHGIYNHLPFLSEVGFDAPILTLVVARNTSVEQLDAVHAYLNDYTKNKKVLWIASIDFSHYLPAAMANTKDDETMEWIENRNYEAIAKSTSDHLDAPGVLRLWLKQFENTKLLWHSNSAEISDGFHDVPGTSYLIYYGE
- a CDS encoding Ig-like domain-containing alpha-2-macroglobulin family protein encodes the protein MDKKRIALIMTAVLIALMAGIWMLNREKEGTGQEVQIELPPDRVDISKEAVDILSVEALDAVDGLISEDTSFLVTADTEIDDGYLATFLSITPAVEYQVERTSDLSVLIKPVEPLDAGTVIKFRHNNKTRTAGWSFEVGGNLKVVGTYPARHSSSVPPSSGIEISFSQVIDESILEFITIEPEIEYSHRIDKNTLILMPTSLDLGCTYQVKVRDGFISQVGSLLASGYAFDFTTGESGNFGYEQAKMSLVLEGDAAVLEVPYEWMPSPESVQLYRMDEEGYRKATANYLADSKYYSHPGKRMDESVLEPIDGVEVSAFERSYSIFGVLDGLDKGYYLAKFSARSNTYYQFFQVTNLNIYIESTEDDALLWCIDTETGQMIDSAKIIVDGALTGETGSDGTAYVELDSTDAAIVVETTDERVHLPYRFNRNYYWYDYSSSSDKNETPKGHYFLYSDRSVYQDGDMASFFGMVHLLGQENPASVELVLFNDHREEVDRMTSQVSDFGTYGGSFELNKRSEYRYELEVTAGEVVLDTLSVGISTYVKPEFIITTELEKEVLGPGESTRLYGTVTYYDETPTSLFELNTYSGKGYWERELGSEKIVTDTTGSYDIQYTPKYWYETSKPFMFMVETTNKKAENTDVADHDMVQIFPSEIILDATSQVNENEDQLIIEVTSHKLKLPTKQLMTDDSKLYSGEPLDIPIHVIVEETYYEAITLGTSYNPLTKEMETKYDYSYRRAVVYDGSLITEDGLSTIGIDYVPGRNYSVKVTTMDTPDHMIQANTYVYGTHGYIERYEAAPRFKALDSVKLNERFTLELDLPENVLKSRSATKEKTLFVVYKNGYREHQVNRGSTYSEVFTEEDVSNVLIRGIYFDGSKFRIGEYPPTISVMMDPEEKKLDLTITTDRNQYKPGEEITVEVVSKIGETGVKSRVLINMMDEAYYALYPDNRKAYQEFYDYDSTAGYPQHYHTGYITFPDMAEMGEGGSDDYYIRENFKDTAAFIEIQTDQNGIGKASFTLPDSTTKWRITTHGISGERFIGTATEQVVSTLPFYSRMILQENYLTGEKADVVVRAGGEAIDKDTSVTYKLNVNPPTGPDYTLDGTELASEYTSLAMKTLEPGRYEVTLFADTDTYKDAVLKTFEVVDSKVEFSAMRRLPLSDTFTLTRPEKSSYLRIINTDARELHEELLKLLTYPSKRAEWALTNELIRIRYGGMYSTEILQTPYLDTLDPFTYYGGGISILENAEDDLQLTTDIAVIAPEYLDKQSTIEYFQRVLNEEELSTLDRLYAIWGLAALDEPVVHKLNLLLGSDEANAYTASEKVILACALTESGMIEKSALLYEELQKDIGSNGKWTELDQRVLLHLAGLASELKLNDATGWFERATANLPKEHVMQLLMMRYYQYQDKDLRPVVFDVLLNGVTEHVSHKAVFAYTLPLSVEPKIEFSNISGPGEIEEYYVGNLYNVDFSEKGGYKIVKTLDRSEVGLSEEIVVEIEVTKPSMAYLTVIESVPSGFSVVMPRSQMNATNLYFHFGGEETKKTFTYTIRAKQTGTFKLEPSVLSTGDHAYYQSNPFELKVK
- a CDS encoding trypsin-like peptidase domain-containing protein produces the protein MRKVIHVFLILLLASSVTFAAGSPSNWSKESLDSLSSYQVLRDSAFDNYQGDITRERFVYLSVKLYEEITGTQIVVNPEIKFTDTTDENSLKAATIGITTGVGDNRFDPSGSLTREQLAVFMVRTLELAGIELAEGTVLFEDHAQISSWARSAVYKAKNNGILSGVGDNRIAPGSPTSEEQSLVVFKRILDAHSPKTYGASLPVVEKKKLTTTEIASLSGSLVKLHVKTYTGENYLGSGFYYESGKIGTNLHVIDQAQTIEIEHEDGSIYKGNVYITGYDIDLDLAALQIEDTSVTPLTVKQELDLQKGQKIYTIGSPQGLINTLSEGIISSIREVIIQITAPVSPGSSGGALLDEYGELIGITTFLVEGQNLNFCVPVNLFTSMDKSKMLTIDEFTALTNPQTKAPTNVTIAALSNTSIEVTWDKGDADYYMAFLGVKGNEWAAINNEAGENYWVLEDELIDGLTVEGIHSDREVKVAILAVKDGVASQYSYSEVLKLEAFNLYQIQDGLKEEYGVITLGEEEIHIKRFHIEIFEYMRTKEVSIVANIADDSVENFMRLFDEYEFELVALGAQIATEIEIETGISTSLTMKYYRFSSEKPTGFGKNLLEYDYLMFDPNEEEWHLSYPFFEVTSIRDDGSFGYSKWK